From one Cytobacillus sp. IB215665 genomic stretch:
- a CDS encoding ABC transporter substrate-binding protein — protein sequence MKYFDYLIKLTEHFKPGVGNETTIFEISKLLTCSERHVKTIVQYLNEEGYINWKVQRGRGKKPTITIIYSKEQLCLNYAKQKIQQGQYQQAFRIVENLGDSSRIDIQEWFIKHVGFSRLQQRNKAGENLDILTYPFYETDLSMDPLHIQSRHDSHMVQQIFDRLVEYDPNTSQLIPSIAHSWESVDGKLWTFYLHKGIKFHHGRALTSEDVKLTFSRYPKKDILMTNIEYIEIIDKDVIQFQLKNVDYLFPRHLSGMKFSIVPLEVVKNDYGNFRRFPVGSGPYKITQHNENKIRLEVFAKYFGVRPWLDRIEIIKTPTPFKGDEGLPLLLHSLDESWEQVRMLEKGAAFIAFNCKKNGPLRDQDFREVISSSLNQQDYLAEKEIRRAACSFVTDRSIESSVTNVKNCSMVSDTEIILKIGVQQIRDGVNFEEEAKILQKQLLKVNITSHIELVDFHRFSGYEEFQDFDLFVGGIALADDQLLSVITALQSQVINIYHFLNEPMKQYVDRQVSYIQQLTDESDRWKTYFQTEEYLKGNYAIYFLYHRYHTVYKSKNSRYVNLELDSNGRVDYRKVWKRAGQLGNPT from the coding sequence ATGAAATACTTTGATTATTTAATAAAACTTACTGAACACTTTAAACCTGGAGTTGGGAATGAAACAACCATTTTTGAGATATCTAAGCTCTTAACTTGTTCAGAACGTCATGTGAAAACGATTGTTCAGTATTTAAATGAAGAAGGTTATATTAATTGGAAAGTACAGAGAGGGCGAGGGAAGAAGCCAACAATTACGATTATTTATTCTAAGGAGCAGCTTTGTCTCAATTACGCAAAACAAAAAATTCAACAAGGTCAATATCAACAAGCATTTCGCATTGTGGAAAATTTAGGTGATTCTTCACGAATTGATATCCAAGAGTGGTTTATAAAGCATGTAGGCTTCTCACGACTACAACAAAGAAATAAAGCTGGCGAAAATTTAGATATTCTGACATACCCTTTTTATGAAACTGATTTATCGATGGATCCACTACATATTCAATCCCGTCACGATTCCCATATGGTACAACAAATTTTTGATAGGCTTGTAGAATATGATCCAAATACAAGTCAGCTAATACCAAGTATTGCCCATAGCTGGGAAAGTGTTGATGGAAAGCTGTGGACCTTTTATTTACACAAAGGGATAAAGTTTCATCATGGTAGAGCGTTAACAAGTGAGGATGTAAAATTAACTTTTAGTAGGTATCCGAAAAAGGATATTCTTATGACTAACATAGAATATATAGAAATAATTGACAAGGATGTTATCCAGTTTCAATTAAAGAATGTTGATTATTTATTTCCGCGTCATTTATCGGGAATGAAATTCTCCATTGTACCTCTAGAAGTGGTTAAAAATGATTATGGGAACTTCCGTAGATTTCCTGTTGGAAGTGGACCTTATAAAATTACGCAACACAATGAAAATAAAATTCGGTTAGAGGTATTTGCTAAATATTTTGGAGTTAGGCCGTGGTTAGATAGAATAGAGATTATTAAAACTCCAACTCCATTTAAAGGAGATGAGGGACTTCCGTTATTATTACATTCTTTAGACGAATCATGGGAGCAAGTAAGAATGCTAGAAAAAGGAGCAGCCTTTATTGCATTTAACTGTAAGAAAAATGGGCCACTGAGAGATCAAGATTTTCGTGAGGTAATCAGTAGCTCGTTAAATCAGCAGGATTATTTAGCCGAAAAAGAAATTAGACGAGCTGCGTGTAGTTTTGTAACTGATCGGTCTATTGAAAGCAGTGTTACTAATGTTAAGAATTGTAGCATGGTAAGTGATACAGAAATAATACTGAAGATTGGAGTGCAACAAATTCGAGATGGAGTAAACTTTGAGGAGGAAGCCAAAATCCTGCAAAAGCAATTACTTAAAGTAAATATCACTTCACATATTGAACTAGTAGATTTTCATCGTTTTAGTGGATATGAAGAGTTTCAAGATTTTGATCTATTTGTCGGAGGGATTGCTCTTGCAGATGACCAGCTATTATCAGTAATTACTGCACTTCAATCACAAGTCATAAATATTTATCACTTTCTAAATGAACCAATGAAGCAATACGTTGACCGACAAGTTTCATACATACAACAATTAACTGATGAATCTGACCGATGGAAAACGTACTTTCAAACAGAAGAGTATTTGAAAGGAAACTACGCTATCTATTTTTTATACCATCGTTATCATACTGTGTACAAGTCTAAAAACAGTCGATATGTAAATTTAGAACTCGATAGTAACGGAAGAGTCGATTATCGGAAGGTATGGAAGAGAGCTGGTCAACTTGGGAATCCAACATAG
- a CDS encoding MFS transporter codes for MAVQTTQQRSAQLTLWRNKDFLLIWFGSMISNFGMQMYIITIPLLIYDISQSALAMSTMRAIEFFPNIFIGMIVGVFVDRFNRKKMMAWTSFIQVASMTGIILLLMTNQLAIWHLYILGFILSSAGYTFGNANHSVLPQIVTKEQLTSANAQMSFVNTFIQMIGPGLAGAALLVFSYTSTLMVYMVCLFILHICVQFISLPADNRATKQHNSMLRDIKEGIDELFFNKTLLTPTITILFVNFAASLVTGVLIFYVKDQLGATSAQVGLMFSISAIGGLLGAAIINHIRKQFGRGNIFTFCLLIDACAMGVLIVAPTWWAIGISLAIRTFAITMSNIVYFTIRQEFTPNHLLGRVSGTSSMLMKLTLPLGLFIAGLWAEWFSVRILFVFSTLIILIMFIRLYFHSFRKLQ; via the coding sequence ATGGCCGTTCAGACCACACAACAGCGGAGCGCTCAATTAACATTATGGAGAAATAAAGACTTTCTACTTATTTGGTTTGGTTCAATGATTTCAAATTTCGGCATGCAAATGTATATTATTACAATCCCATTGCTCATTTATGATATAAGTCAATCAGCACTAGCGATGAGTACTATGCGTGCGATAGAGTTTTTCCCAAATATTTTCATTGGGATGATTGTGGGCGTGTTTGTAGATCGATTTAATCGCAAAAAAATGATGGCCTGGACGAGTTTTATACAAGTTGCATCAATGACTGGAATTATCTTACTACTCATGACCAATCAGTTGGCCATCTGGCATTTATACATACTAGGATTTATTCTTTCTTCGGCAGGATATACATTTGGAAATGCTAACCATTCAGTTTTACCACAAATTGTTACAAAGGAACAATTAACTTCTGCAAATGCACAAATGTCATTCGTTAATACTTTTATCCAAATGATCGGGCCTGGATTAGCTGGTGCTGCTCTACTAGTATTTTCTTACACTTCAACTTTGATGGTATACATGGTATGTTTATTCATACTTCACATTTGTGTACAGTTTATCAGTTTGCCTGCAGATAACCGCGCAACAAAACAGCATAATTCAATGTTACGTGATATAAAGGAAGGTATTGATGAACTGTTCTTTAATAAGACGTTATTAACACCAACAATCACCATACTATTTGTAAATTTCGCAGCGAGTCTTGTAACGGGGGTACTTATTTTTTATGTAAAAGATCAACTAGGAGCTACATCTGCTCAAGTCGGGTTAATGTTTAGCATTTCTGCTATTGGAGGGTTACTAGGTGCTGCGATTATTAACCACATTCGTAAACAATTTGGAAGAGGAAACATTTTTACATTTTGTTTACTCATTGATGCATGTGCAATGGGGGTACTTATAGTTGCTCCAACATGGTGGGCAATTGGAATTTCACTAGCCATCCGCACGTTTGCAATTACAATGAGTAATATTGTATATTTTACAATCCGACAAGAATTTACACCTAATCACCTATTAGGTCGTGTTTCAGGTACATCATCAATGCTTATGAAACTTACACTACCTCTTGGATTATTCATTGCAGGTTTGTGGGCAGAGTGGTTTTCAGTAAGAATTTTATTTGTTTTCTCAACACTAATTATCCTAATTATGTTTATAAGGCTTTATTTTCATTCTTTTCGGAAGCTACAATAG
- a CDS encoding DinB family protein produces MNLFCESAFRQINVFAQSICDILDKLEDTDLARRPTENKHSIGELLKHIAMICEADLHISDEKTIEEMESYYSSKVISSKEEINQRII; encoded by the coding sequence ATGAATCTATTTTGTGAAAGTGCCTTTAGGCAAATAAATGTTTTTGCTCAATCAATATGTGACATACTTGACAAGCTCGAAGATACTGATTTAGCAAGAAGACCTACTGAAAATAAACATTCAATCGGTGAACTACTAAAACATATTGCAATGATTTGTGAAGCTGATTTACATATTTCAGATGAAAAGACGATTGAAGAAATGGAAAGTTATTATTCATCAAAAGTAATTAGTAGCAAAGAGGAAATTAACCAACGCATTATATAG
- a CDS encoding class I SAM-dependent methyltransferase: MNLYYSNRAREYERIYYRNDEVRQKEQAAIRESMSTLFVNKHVLEVACGTGYWTQFVAQDASTFQVKY, encoded by the coding sequence TTGAACTTATATTATAGTAATCGTGCTCGAGAGTATGAAAGGATATATTACAGAAATGATGAAGTACGGCAGAAGGAGCAAGCGGCGATTCGTGAATCGATGAGTACACTTTTTGTAAACAAACATGTGCTAGAAGTTGCGTGTGGAACGGGTTATTGGACGCAGTTTGTTGCTCAAGATGCATCCACTTTTCAAGTGAAGTATTAG